In a single window of the Elaeis guineensis isolate ETL-2024a chromosome 4, EG11, whole genome shotgun sequence genome:
- the LOC140850990 gene encoding LOW QUALITY PROTEIN: probable calcium-binding protein CML18 (The sequence of the model RefSeq protein was modified relative to this genomic sequence to represent the inferred CDS: deleted 2 bases in 1 codon) → MSGGKEEAVKLDDEQLAELREIFRSFDRNNDGSLTQLELGSLLRSLGLKPSPDQLEALIQKADTNNNGLVEFSEFVALVAPELLRQVPYTEEQLRQLFKMFDRDGNGFITAAELAHSMAKLGHALTAKELTGMIKEADTDGDGRISFQEFSQAITSAAFDNSWA, encoded by the exons ATGAGCGGCGGCAAAGAGGAGGCGGTGAAGCTGGACGACGAGCAGCTGGCGGAGCTCCGGGAGATCTTCCGGTCGTTCGACCGGAACAACGACGGCAGTCTTACCCAGCTGGAGCTCGGTTCCCTACTCCGGTCTCTGGGTCTCAAGCCCAGCCCCGATCAGCTGGAGGCTTTGATCCAGAAGGCGGACACCAACAACAATGGCCTGGTGGAGTTCTCCGAGTTCGTGGCTCTCGTCGCGCCCGAGCTTCTCCGG CAAGTCCCCTACACGGAGGAGCAGCTCCGCCAGCTGTTCAAGATGTTCGACCGGGACGGCAACGGCTTCATCACCGCCGCCGAGCTCGCTCACTCCATGGCCAAGCTAGGCCACGCCCTCACAGCCAAGGAGCTCACCGGCATGATAAAGGAGGCCGACACCGACGGCGACGGCCGGATCAGCTTCCAGGAGTTCTCCCAGGCCATCACCTCCGCTGCCTTCGACAATTCGTGGGCTTGA